The proteins below are encoded in one region of Podarcis raffonei isolate rPodRaf1 chromosome 8, rPodRaf1.pri, whole genome shotgun sequence:
- the TMED6 gene encoding transmembrane emp24 domain-containing protein 6, which produces MRVELMITSCQHAGLQLWHLPPTKLSYLPCGKMLAVLPVAAMVGLLVGGLELAQARKSEPLSSSSDQPLFRGADQYNFGIVIPAGSIECFWQFAHQSGFFYFSYQVQWSSGLGHDQHILATANDPNGVHLGTSQDTRGQINFQTKETGFYQLCLSNRYNHFGSVQVYLNFGVFYEGFDLQTPQEAERKRLNDTLDAIEESTKKLMNGIFQMWRHYTFSRMKSTSDYFLLESNYNYVNWWSAAQSLAIVLSGVLQLYFLKRLFTTQPTTATNKPRC; this is translated from the exons ATGAGGGTGGAGTTAATGATTACCAGCTGCCAgcatgctggactccagctctggCACTTGCCTCCAACCAAGCTCAGCTACCTTCCCTGTGGCAAGATGCTTGCAGTGTTACCTGTGGCTGCAATGGTGGGCTTGTTGGTGGGGGGGCTGGAACTTGCCCAAGCCCGCAAGTCTGAACCTCTGAGTAGTTCCAGCGACCAGCCTCTTTTCCGTGGGGCGGACCAGTACAACTTTGGCATTGTCATCCCTGCAGGCAGCATAGAGTGCTTCTGGCAATTTGCCCATCAGAGCGGCTTTTTCTACTTTAGCTATCAG GTGCAGTGGTCTTCAGGTCTTGGACATGACCAACACATCCTGGCAACTGCAAATGACCCCAATGGGGTCCACCTTGGCACCTCCCAGGATACACGGGGACAGATCAACTTCCAAACCAAGGAAACAG GCTTCTATCAGCTCTGTCTGAGCAATCGGTACAACCACTTTGGCTCCGTGCAGGTCTACCTCAACTTTGGGGTCTTCTATGAGGGCTTTGATCTACAAACTCCACAAGAAGCTGAGAGGAAAAGACTTAACGACACACTGGATGCAATTGAG GAGAGCACCAAAAAACTGATGAATGGCATTTTCCAAATGTGGCGCCACTACACTTTTAGTCGGATGAAGAGCACCTCAGACTACTTCCTTCTGGAGTCCAATTACAACTACGTGAACTGGTGGTCAGCGGCCCAGAGCCTGGCCATTGTTCTCTCTGGTGTCCTGCAACTCTACTTCCTCAAGCGCCTCTTCACCACACAGCCCACCACAGCCACCAACAAGCCACGGTGCTGA
- the VPS4A gene encoding vacuolar protein sorting-associated protein 4A isoform X1: MTTSALQKAIDLVTKATEEDKAKNYEEALRLYQHAVEYFLHAIKYDAHSDKAKESIRAKCAQYLDRAEKLKDYLRTKDKQSKKPVKEAQNDSKGSDSDSEGDNPEKKKLQEQLMGAIVMEKPNVRWNDVAGLEGAKEALKEAVILPIKFPHLFTGKRTPWRGILLFGPPGTGKSYLAKAVATEASNSTFFSISSSDLMSKWLGESEKLVKNLFELARQHKPSIIFIDEVDSLCGSRNENESEAARRIKTEFLVQMQGVGNDNDGTLVLGATNIPWVLDAAIRRRFEKRIYIPLPEEPARAQMFKLHLGNTPHSLSEANIHELARKTDGYSGADISIIVRDALMQPVRKVQSATHFKKVRGPSRTNPGTVVDDLLTPCSPGDPGAIEMTWMEVPGDKLLEPIVCMSDMLRSLATTRPTVNTEDLLKVKKFTEDFGQEG, translated from the exons ATGACAACGTCCGCCCTGCAG AAAGCCATTGATTTGGTCACAAAAGCCACAGAGGAAGATAAAGCAAAGAACTATGAAGAGGCTCTGCGTCTCTACCAGCATGCGGTGGAGTACTTCCTTCACGCCATCAAGT ATGATGCTCACAGTGACAAGGCCAAGGAAAGCATCCGGGCAAAGTGTGCACAGTACCTGGACCGGGCTGAGAAGCTGAAGGATTATCTGCGGACCAAGGACAAGCAGAGCAAAAAGCCTGTCAAAGAAGCCCAGAATGACAGCAAGGG GAGTGACAGCGACAGTGAGGGCGACAATCCTGAGAAGAAGAAGTTGCAAGAGCAGCTGATGG GTGCCATTGTGATGGAGAAGCCCAACGTGCGGTGGAATGATGTGGCTGGGCTGGAAGGAGCTAAAGAGGCCCTCAAGGAAGCGGTCATCTTGCCCATCAAATTCCCTCACTTATTCACAG GTAAGCGCACTCCATGGCGAGGGATTCTCCTCTTTGGCCCTCCTGGTACTGGGAAGTCTTACCTGGCCAAGGCTGTAGCAACTGAAGCAAGCAACTCCACCttcttctccatctcctcttcAGACTTGATGTCCAAGTGGCTAGGGGAGAGTGAAAA ATTGGTGAAGAACCTATTTGAGCTGGCCAGGCAGCATAAGCCTTCCATCATCTTCATTGACGAAGTGGACTCTTTGTGCGGCTCTCGCAATGAGAATGAGAGTGAGGCAGCCCGCAGGATCAAGACGGAGTTCCTGGTACAAATGCAAG GCGTTGGGAATGACAATGATGGCACTTTGGTCTTGGGTGCTACCAACATCCCCTGGGTGCTAGATGCTGCCATTCGGCGAAG GTTTGAGAAACGTATTTACATCCCGCTTCCCGAGGAGCCGGCCAGGGCTCAGATGTTTAAGCTGCACCTTGGCAACACGCCACACAGCCTGTCAGAAGCCAACATCCACGAATTAGCCCGGAAGACTGACGGCTATTCAGGGGCTGACATCAGCATCATTGTGCGCGATGCCCTCATGCAGCCTGTCCGCAAGGTGCAGTCAGCCACGCACTTCAAAAAG GTCCGTGGACCATCCCGCACCAATCCTGGCACGGTGGTAGATGATCTGTTAACCCCTTGTTCCCCGGGAGATCCTGGTGCTATTGAAATGACATGGATGGAGGTACCTGGGGACAAGCTTCTGGAGCCTATAGTCTGCATG TCGGACATGCTGCGCTCACTGGCCACCACCCGCCCCACCGTGAATACGGAGGATCTGCTAAAGGTGAAGAAGTTCACTGAAGACTTTGGCCAGGAGGGCTAA
- the NIP7 gene encoding 60S ribosome subunit biogenesis protein NIP7 homolog isoform X1, producing the protein MRPLTEEETRALFEKLSKYIGENIQLLVDRPDGAYCFRLHKDRVYYLSEKILKLATNIPRENLVSLGTCFGKFTKSQKFRLHITALDYLAPYAKYKVWVKPGAEQSFLYGNHILKSGLGRITESTAQYQGVVVYSMADVPLGFGVAAKSTQECRKVDPMAIVVFHQADIGEYIRHEETLT; encoded by the exons ATGCGGCCCCTCACGGAGGAAGAAACGCGCGCGCTCTTCGAGAAGCTCTCCAAATA TATTGGTGAGAACATCCAGCTCCTGGTTGACCGGCCAGATGGTGCCTACTGCTTCCGCCTGCACAAGGACCGTGTCTATTACCTCAG TGAGAAGATTCTGAAGCTTGCTACAAACATCCCCCGGGAGAATCTGGTGTCTCTCGGCACCTGCTTTGGAAAGTTCACCAAGAGCCAGAAGTTCCGACTCCACATCACTGCCCTTGATTACCTTGCTCCCTACGCCAAG TACAAAGTGTGGGTGAAGCCTGGGGCAGAGCAGTCCTTCCTTTATGGGAACCACATACTGAAGTCTGGCTTGGGGCGCATCACAGAGAGCACTGCCCAGTACCAGGGTGTGGTGGTATATTCCATGGCTGACGTCCCCCTG GGCTTTGGAGTGGCAGCCAAGTCCACCCAGGAGTGCCGGAAAGTGGACCCCATGGCGATCGTGGTTTTTCACCAAGCGGATATTGGAGAATACATACGGCATGAAGAGACGCTGACATAA
- the NIP7 gene encoding 60S ribosome subunit biogenesis protein NIP7 homolog isoform X2, with amino-acid sequence MRPLTEEETRALFEKLSKYEKILKLATNIPRENLVSLGTCFGKFTKSQKFRLHITALDYLAPYAKYKVWVKPGAEQSFLYGNHILKSGLGRITESTAQYQGVVVYSMADVPLGFGVAAKSTQECRKVDPMAIVVFHQADIGEYIRHEETLT; translated from the exons ATGCGGCCCCTCACGGAGGAAGAAACGCGCGCGCTCTTCGAGAAGCTCTCCAAATA TGAGAAGATTCTGAAGCTTGCTACAAACATCCCCCGGGAGAATCTGGTGTCTCTCGGCACCTGCTTTGGAAAGTTCACCAAGAGCCAGAAGTTCCGACTCCACATCACTGCCCTTGATTACCTTGCTCCCTACGCCAAG TACAAAGTGTGGGTGAAGCCTGGGGCAGAGCAGTCCTTCCTTTATGGGAACCACATACTGAAGTCTGGCTTGGGGCGCATCACAGAGAGCACTGCCCAGTACCAGGGTGTGGTGGTATATTCCATGGCTGACGTCCCCCTG GGCTTTGGAGTGGCAGCCAAGTCCACCCAGGAGTGCCGGAAAGTGGACCCCATGGCGATCGTGGTTTTTCACCAAGCGGATATTGGAGAATACATACGGCATGAAGAGACGCTGACATAA
- the COG8 gene encoding conserved oligomeric Golgi complex subunit 8 isoform X3, with protein sequence MAAPEPSADLEEASLLAWLFRGATSPLPPPLAAGDAELATYLSALAGLGLEALRREPSRLAEERAQLGAQTRALAFAHYKTFIRSAECTAETRRGFGGIEQGLDRLLGRLPPFAEACRNFMQEAEQIAQNRRMNSLTLNLHTEILEVLEIPQLMDTCVRNSYYEEALELVSYVRRLEKKHATIPVIQGIVAEVRQSTQLMLTQLIQQLRTNIQLPACLRIIGYLRCMDVFTEAELRITFLQARDIWLRSILAAVPGDDPYVHITKTIEACRVHLFDIVTQYRAIFADEEPLVPPPGQDTLNESAIFHGWVLQKVSQFLLVLERDLQRGVGSRLDSLLGQCMYFGLSFSRVGADFRGLLIPIFQRVALVTFKRAMQEAVNKFQEEMNSYTLISVPTALGSSSSTIPVAVAPSAQPGTLQPPMVLLDFPPLACFLNNILVAFNDLRLCCPVALAPDVAATLEDALGQVTKVILVFHRAEAVAFSSREQELFIHFCMAFLEDLVPYLNRCLQLLFPPAQIAQTLGVPPTQLHKYGSLGCVDEQLIQELLASVLPEKETVSPLSEEKRLTEESLAPPPLDLELPDARQEADPIGEQFSWPASGWAARIIQHEMDHLQGVLYIDKMDSRTFVNLQWEQLNE encoded by the exons ATGGCGGCCCCGGAGCCTTCGGCGGACCTAGAGGAAGCGAGCCTACTGGCATGGCTGTTCCGCGGGGCGACCTCGCCGCTGCCTCCGCCCCTGGCGGCGGGGGACGCGGAGCTGGCGACCTACCTGTCGGCGCTGGCGGGGCTGGGCCTGGAGGCCTTGCGGAGGGAACCCAGCCGGTTGGCGGAGGAACGAGCGCAGCTCGGGGCGCAGACGCGGGCCTTGGCCTTCGCCCACTACAAGACCTTCATCCGCTCCGCCGAATGCACCGCTGAGACGCGTCGCGGCTTCGGTGGCATCGAGCAGGGCCTCGACCGCCTCTTGGGCCGCCTCCCACCCTTCGCCGAGGCCTGCCG GAACTTCATGCAGGAGGCTGAACAGATCGCTCAGAACCGCCGTATGAACAGCCTGACTCTGAACCTCCACACAGAGATCCTGGAAGTGCTGGAGATCCCCCAGCTGATGGACACCTGCGTCCGCAACAGTTACTACGAGGAGGCCCTGGAGCTGGTGTCCTACGTCCGCCGCCTGGAGAAGAAGCATGCCACCATCCCTGTCATCCAG GGCATAGTGGCAGAGGTGCGCCAGTCCACACAGCTCATGCTTACGCAGCTGATCCAGCAGCTTCGCACCAACATTCAGCTGCCAGCCTGCTTGCGCATCATTGGCTACCTTCGCTGCATGGATGTCTTCACTGAGGCTGAGCTACGAATTACTTTCCTGCAGGCACGGGACATCTGGCTACGTtctatccttgctgctgttcctGGTGACGACCCCTATGTGCATATTACCAAGACCATTGAGGCCTGCCGCGTGCACCTCTTTGACATTGTCACGCAGTACCGTGCCATTTTTGCTGACGAGGAGCCGCTGGTGCCTCCCCCTGGGCAGGACACCCTCAATGAAAGTGCCATCTTCCATGGGTGGGTCCTGCAGAAGGTCTCCCAGTTCCTGCTGGTGCTTGAGCGTGACTTGCAGCGCGGTGTGGGCAGCCGCCTGGACTCCCTGCTGGGCCAGTGCATGTACTTTGGCCTCTCGTTCAGCCGTGTTGGAGCGGACTTCCGGGGCCTGCTCATCCCCATATTTCAGCGGGTGGCACTGGTCACCTTCAAGAGAGCCATGCAGGAAGCTGTGAACAAATTCCAGGAGGAGATGAACTCCTACACGCTAATCTCTGTGCCGACTGccttgggcagcagcagcagcaccatccCTGTAGCAGTGGCTCCTTCTGCCCAGCCAGGCACCCTCCAGCCCCCCATGGTGCTGCTAGATTTCCCACCACTTGCCTGCTTCCTCAACAACATCCTGGTAGCCTTCAACGACCTGCGCCTCTGCTGCCCTGTGGCTCTTGCCCCAGACGTGGCGGCTACCCTGGAGGATGCACttggccag GTGACAAAGGTCATTCTGGTTTTCCACCGGGCAGAGGCTGTGGCCTTCAGCAGCCGAGAGCAAGAGCTGTTCATTCATTTCTGCATGGCATTTCTGGAAGACTTGGTGCCCTACCTCAACCGTTGTCTGCAGCTCCTCTTTCCCCCAGCACAAATTGCACAGACTTTGG GTGTTCCCCCAACACAGCTGCACAAATATGGCAGTCTTGGCTGTGTGGATGAGCAGCTGATTCAGGAGCTCCTGGCCTCAGTCCTGCCGGAGAAAGAGACTGTATCTCCCTTGTCTGAGGAGAAAAGGCTGACTGAAGAAAGCCTAGCACCTCCTCCATTGGACTTGGAACTCCCTGATGCCAGGCAGGAGGCAGATCCCA TCGGGGAGCAGTTTAGCTGGCCGGCAAGTGGCTGGGCAGCCCGCATCATCCAGCATGAGATGGACCATCTGCAGGGTGTGTTgtatattgacaagatggacagCAGAACTTTTGTGAATCTGCAGTGGGAACAGCTAAATGAGTGA
- the VPS4A gene encoding vacuolar protein sorting-associated protein 4A isoform X2 produces the protein MAPVLKAIDLVTKATEEDKAKNYEEALRLYQHAVEYFLHAIKYDAHSDKAKESIRAKCAQYLDRAEKLKDYLRTKDKQSKKPVKEAQNDSKGSDSDSEGDNPEKKKLQEQLMGAIVMEKPNVRWNDVAGLEGAKEALKEAVILPIKFPHLFTGKRTPWRGILLFGPPGTGKSYLAKAVATEASNSTFFSISSSDLMSKWLGESEKLVKNLFELARQHKPSIIFIDEVDSLCGSRNENESEAARRIKTEFLVQMQGVGNDNDGTLVLGATNIPWVLDAAIRRRFEKRIYIPLPEEPARAQMFKLHLGNTPHSLSEANIHELARKTDGYSGADISIIVRDALMQPVRKVQSATHFKKVRGPSRTNPGTVVDDLLTPCSPGDPGAIEMTWMEVPGDKLLEPIVCMSDMLRSLATTRPTVNTEDLLKVKKFTEDFGQEG, from the exons ATGGCCCCTGTTTTG AAAGCCATTGATTTGGTCACAAAAGCCACAGAGGAAGATAAAGCAAAGAACTATGAAGAGGCTCTGCGTCTCTACCAGCATGCGGTGGAGTACTTCCTTCACGCCATCAAGT ATGATGCTCACAGTGACAAGGCCAAGGAAAGCATCCGGGCAAAGTGTGCACAGTACCTGGACCGGGCTGAGAAGCTGAAGGATTATCTGCGGACCAAGGACAAGCAGAGCAAAAAGCCTGTCAAAGAAGCCCAGAATGACAGCAAGGG GAGTGACAGCGACAGTGAGGGCGACAATCCTGAGAAGAAGAAGTTGCAAGAGCAGCTGATGG GTGCCATTGTGATGGAGAAGCCCAACGTGCGGTGGAATGATGTGGCTGGGCTGGAAGGAGCTAAAGAGGCCCTCAAGGAAGCGGTCATCTTGCCCATCAAATTCCCTCACTTATTCACAG GTAAGCGCACTCCATGGCGAGGGATTCTCCTCTTTGGCCCTCCTGGTACTGGGAAGTCTTACCTGGCCAAGGCTGTAGCAACTGAAGCAAGCAACTCCACCttcttctccatctcctcttcAGACTTGATGTCCAAGTGGCTAGGGGAGAGTGAAAA ATTGGTGAAGAACCTATTTGAGCTGGCCAGGCAGCATAAGCCTTCCATCATCTTCATTGACGAAGTGGACTCTTTGTGCGGCTCTCGCAATGAGAATGAGAGTGAGGCAGCCCGCAGGATCAAGACGGAGTTCCTGGTACAAATGCAAG GCGTTGGGAATGACAATGATGGCACTTTGGTCTTGGGTGCTACCAACATCCCCTGGGTGCTAGATGCTGCCATTCGGCGAAG GTTTGAGAAACGTATTTACATCCCGCTTCCCGAGGAGCCGGCCAGGGCTCAGATGTTTAAGCTGCACCTTGGCAACACGCCACACAGCCTGTCAGAAGCCAACATCCACGAATTAGCCCGGAAGACTGACGGCTATTCAGGGGCTGACATCAGCATCATTGTGCGCGATGCCCTCATGCAGCCTGTCCGCAAGGTGCAGTCAGCCACGCACTTCAAAAAG GTCCGTGGACCATCCCGCACCAATCCTGGCACGGTGGTAGATGATCTGTTAACCCCTTGTTCCCCGGGAGATCCTGGTGCTATTGAAATGACATGGATGGAGGTACCTGGGGACAAGCTTCTGGAGCCTATAGTCTGCATG TCGGACATGCTGCGCTCACTGGCCACCACCCGCCCCACCGTGAATACGGAGGATCTGCTAAAGGTGAAGAAGTTCACTGAAGACTTTGGCCAGGAGGGCTAA
- the COG8 gene encoding conserved oligomeric Golgi complex subunit 8 isoform X1: MAAPEPSADLEEASLLAWLFRGATSPLPPPLAAGDAELATYLSALAGLGLEALRREPSRLAEERAQLGAQTRALAFAHYKTFIRSAECTAETRRGFGGIEQGLDRLLGRLPPFAEACRNFMQEAEQIAQNRRMNSLTLNLHTEILEVLEIPQLMDTCVRNSYYEEALELVSYVRRLEKKHATIPVIQGIVAEVRQSTQLMLTQLIQQLRTNIQLPACLRIIGYLRCMDVFTEAELRITFLQARDIWLRSILAAVPGDDPYVHITKTIEACRVHLFDIVTQYRAIFADEEPLVPPPGQDTLNESAIFHGWVLQKVSQFLLVLERDLQRGVGSRLDSLLGQCMYFGLSFSRVGADFRGLLIPIFQRVALVTFKRAMQEAVNKFQEEMNSYTLISVPTALGSSSSTIPVAVAPSAQPGTLQPPMVLLDFPPLACFLNNILVAFNDLRLCCPVALAPDVAATLEDALGQVTKVILVFHRAEAVAFSSREQELFIHFCMAFLEDLVPYLNRCLQLLFPPAQIAQTLGVPPTQLHKYGSLGCVDEQLIQELLASVLPEKETVSPLSEEKRLTEESLAPPPLDLELPDARQEADPSAPVPVLEAEESSAASGDALLLSAPLE; the protein is encoded by the exons ATGGCGGCCCCGGAGCCTTCGGCGGACCTAGAGGAAGCGAGCCTACTGGCATGGCTGTTCCGCGGGGCGACCTCGCCGCTGCCTCCGCCCCTGGCGGCGGGGGACGCGGAGCTGGCGACCTACCTGTCGGCGCTGGCGGGGCTGGGCCTGGAGGCCTTGCGGAGGGAACCCAGCCGGTTGGCGGAGGAACGAGCGCAGCTCGGGGCGCAGACGCGGGCCTTGGCCTTCGCCCACTACAAGACCTTCATCCGCTCCGCCGAATGCACCGCTGAGACGCGTCGCGGCTTCGGTGGCATCGAGCAGGGCCTCGACCGCCTCTTGGGCCGCCTCCCACCCTTCGCCGAGGCCTGCCG GAACTTCATGCAGGAGGCTGAACAGATCGCTCAGAACCGCCGTATGAACAGCCTGACTCTGAACCTCCACACAGAGATCCTGGAAGTGCTGGAGATCCCCCAGCTGATGGACACCTGCGTCCGCAACAGTTACTACGAGGAGGCCCTGGAGCTGGTGTCCTACGTCCGCCGCCTGGAGAAGAAGCATGCCACCATCCCTGTCATCCAG GGCATAGTGGCAGAGGTGCGCCAGTCCACACAGCTCATGCTTACGCAGCTGATCCAGCAGCTTCGCACCAACATTCAGCTGCCAGCCTGCTTGCGCATCATTGGCTACCTTCGCTGCATGGATGTCTTCACTGAGGCTGAGCTACGAATTACTTTCCTGCAGGCACGGGACATCTGGCTACGTtctatccttgctgctgttcctGGTGACGACCCCTATGTGCATATTACCAAGACCATTGAGGCCTGCCGCGTGCACCTCTTTGACATTGTCACGCAGTACCGTGCCATTTTTGCTGACGAGGAGCCGCTGGTGCCTCCCCCTGGGCAGGACACCCTCAATGAAAGTGCCATCTTCCATGGGTGGGTCCTGCAGAAGGTCTCCCAGTTCCTGCTGGTGCTTGAGCGTGACTTGCAGCGCGGTGTGGGCAGCCGCCTGGACTCCCTGCTGGGCCAGTGCATGTACTTTGGCCTCTCGTTCAGCCGTGTTGGAGCGGACTTCCGGGGCCTGCTCATCCCCATATTTCAGCGGGTGGCACTGGTCACCTTCAAGAGAGCCATGCAGGAAGCTGTGAACAAATTCCAGGAGGAGATGAACTCCTACACGCTAATCTCTGTGCCGACTGccttgggcagcagcagcagcaccatccCTGTAGCAGTGGCTCCTTCTGCCCAGCCAGGCACCCTCCAGCCCCCCATGGTGCTGCTAGATTTCCCACCACTTGCCTGCTTCCTCAACAACATCCTGGTAGCCTTCAACGACCTGCGCCTCTGCTGCCCTGTGGCTCTTGCCCCAGACGTGGCGGCTACCCTGGAGGATGCACttggccag GTGACAAAGGTCATTCTGGTTTTCCACCGGGCAGAGGCTGTGGCCTTCAGCAGCCGAGAGCAAGAGCTGTTCATTCATTTCTGCATGGCATTTCTGGAAGACTTGGTGCCCTACCTCAACCGTTGTCTGCAGCTCCTCTTTCCCCCAGCACAAATTGCACAGACTTTGG GTGTTCCCCCAACACAGCTGCACAAATATGGCAGTCTTGGCTGTGTGGATGAGCAGCTGATTCAGGAGCTCCTGGCCTCAGTCCTGCCGGAGAAAGAGACTGTATCTCCCTTGTCTGAGGAGAAAAGGCTGACTGAAGAAAGCCTAGCACCTCCTCCATTGGACTTGGAACTCCCTGATGCCAGGCAGGAGGCAGATCCCAGTGCCCCAGTCCCTGTTCTGGAAGCAGAAGAGAGCAGTGCAGCTTCTGGTGATGCCTTGCTGCTGAGTGCTCCTCTAGAATAG
- the TERF2 gene encoding telomeric repeat-binding factor 2 — MGSYGFSTLRDAFKILSNSTDADEEFSKLDKLNWTFPKPCLASDFHAAKCQMEKNRAASRPHPSERSVSISTLVMGSESWNPPTSCQVPSKRPVATLVVRPAQPQKPTQPDDTSRYPRLAKRRLICLNRDEEKEVWSDEDELFESKEESSSSTNTSLFGSKKKIWTSEESQWIKEGVKKFGEGRWKAISQAFPFKNRTPVAIKDRWRTMKNLGLL; from the exons ATGGGCTCGTATGGGTTTTCTACTCTGAGGGATGCTTTCAAGATCCTGTCCAATTCCACAGATGCAGATGAAGAGTTTTCAAAACTGGACAAGTTGAACTGGACTTTCCCCAAGCCATGTTTGGCTTCTGATTTCCACGCAGCCAAGTGCCAAATGGAGAAGAACCGTGCTGCCTCCAGGCCGCACCCCAGTGAACGCTCAGTGTCCATAAGCACATTGGTTATGGGGTCAGAGAGCTGGAACCCCCCAACTTCCTGCCAAGTTCCATCCAAGAGGCCTGTGGCAACTTTGGTTGTCCGGCCTGCACAACCCCAAAAACCCACCCAGCCTGATGATACCTCCCGATATCCCAG ATTAGCAAAGAGGAGACTAATTTGTTTAAATCGGGATGAAGAAAAGGAGGTCTGGAGTGATGAGGATGAACTTTTTG AATCGAaggaagaaagcagcagcagcaccaacacttcCCTCTTTGGTTCGAAAAAGAAG ATCTGGACTTCAGAGGAGTCTCAGTGGATTAAGGAAGGCGTGAAGAAGTTTGGGGAAGGGAGGTGGAAAGCCATTTCCCAGGCATTCCCCTTTAAGAACCGCACTCCTGTGGCGATCAAGGACCGATGGCGGACGATGAAGAATCTGGGGCTCTTGTGA
- the COG8 gene encoding conserved oligomeric Golgi complex subunit 8 isoform X2 encodes MAVCRLRPGLAWMLDSLLWNRAFLAPLPCRSCSHTCSSPAEKQRTYWQYLRRKVLKPPTPPYSHVCQVGDPILRSLAAPVEPSQIASSEVQTLIRTLVRVMRKEQCVGLSAPQVGVPLQIFVAEFPERLFHEHTPSMRQACQMAPFPLHVVVNPSMRVLDSQLVSFPEGCKSISGFSACVARYQAVAVSGLNEVGEQFSWPASGWAARIIQHEMDHLQGVLYIDKMDSRTFVNLQWEQLNE; translated from the exons ATGGCAGTTTGTAGGCTAAGGCCTGGCTTGGCCTGGATGCTGGACAGCCTCCTTTGGAACAGAGCTTTCCTGGCACCTTTACCATGCAGAAGTTGCAGCCACACTTGTTCCTCTCCGGCAGAGAAGCAGCGCACCTATTGGCAATATCTGCGGCGCAAAGTCTTGaaacctcccaccccaccctacaGCCACGTCTGCCAGGTGGGGGACCCCATTCTGCGCTCCCTGGCTGCCCCCGTGGAGCCCTCACAGATTGCCAGTAGTGAGGTGCAGACCCTCATCCGTACTCTGGTTCGCGTGATGAGGAAAGAACAATGTGTGGGTCTCAGTGCTCCTCAAGTAGGTGTGCCACTCCAGATCTTTGTGGCGGAGTTCCCTGAGAGGCTCTTTCATGAGCACACCCCCAGCATGCGCCAGGCTTGCCAGATGGCCCCCTTCCCCCTGCATGTGGTAGTGAATCCATCCATGAGggtgctggactcccaactggTCTCTTTCCCTGAGGGCTGTAAAAGCATCAGTGGATTCTCTGCTTGCGTTGCCAGATACCAAGCCGTGGCAGTTTCCG GTCTGAATGAAGTCGGGGAGCAGTTTAGCTGGCCGGCAAGTGGCTGGGCAGCCCGCATCATCCAGCATGAGATGGACCATCTGCAGGGTGTGTTgtatattgacaagatggacagCAGAACTTTTGTGAATCTGCAGTGGGAACAGCTAAATGAGTGA